The following are encoded together in the bacterium genome:
- a CDS encoding plastocyanin/azurin family copper-binding protein has product MRRVYTTIAVLLFAGAAMLSPLIHRGAVQAAAGVLVTIPGDNYAPAAVMIEAGQTVTWINKDSDPHVTTTVPGTPQAFTLVHAPGKPVSFKFTKPGVYPYYCLDHATFNTASRRVAARKESDAFPLAMEGLIVVKGPGFTGAPAATVTISGGAYGPDVAVVRAGGKVTWVNDDTRTHTPVLVQAGRPKFDLAAGKSHSVTFATPGIYFFYDEGSATYNPKFGLAAAKKGAPHFPIAMQGFVVVL; this is encoded by the coding sequence ATGCGGCGAGTGTACACGACGATCGCGGTTCTGTTGTTTGCGGGCGCGGCGATGCTCAGTCCACTCATCCACCGCGGGGCGGTCCAGGCCGCCGCCGGGGTTCTGGTCACAATCCCGGGAGATAACTATGCCCCCGCGGCCGTCATGATCGAGGCGGGGCAGACCGTCACATGGATCAACAAAGATTCCGACCCGCACGTCACCACGACCGTCCCCGGGACGCCCCAGGCGTTCACGCTCGTCCATGCGCCCGGGAAGCCGGTGTCATTCAAATTCACCAAGCCCGGGGTGTACCCGTACTACTGCCTGGATCACGCGACATTCAACACCGCGAGCCGGCGGGTCGCCGCCAGGAAAGAATCCGATGCGTTCCCCTTGGCCATGGAAGGACTGATTGTGGTCAAAGGTCCCGGCTTCACGGGCGCACCCGCCGCAACCGTCACGATCTCCGGAGGCGCCTACGGCCCGGACGTCGCCGTGGTGCGCGCCGGAGGGAAGGTGACTTGGGTCAACGATGACACGCGCACCCACACGCCGGTACTCGTCCAGGCCGGCCGGCCCAAATTCGATCTCGCGGCCGGGAAGAGCCACTCGGTGACGTTTGCCACCCCCGGAATCTACTTTTTCTACGACGAGGGCAGCGCGACGTATAACCCGAAATTCGGACTGGCGGCGGCCAAGAAGGGCGCCCCTCACTTTCCGATCGCGATGCAGGGGTTCGTAGTGGTCCTCTAG